The Rhodothermus marinus DSM 4252 DNA segment CGGGATGTCTTCGAGGTTGCAGGTGGCGTTCAGGCAGAACAGCACCTGCAGCGGCAGGACGGGCGTCAGCAGCTGGCGCAGGTGCAGCAGCAGTCGCCGCGCCGGGGCTTCCTGCAGCGGCAGCGAGGGGGTGTCGATCAGGATCTGGTCGAAGCCCTGCACGCGCCGGAGCGCGGCCGTCATTTCCTGCGGCGTGGCGACCGTCTGCACCGGAAGTCCGAAACGACGGTAGAGTTCGACGGGGCTGAGGTAGGGCTGGCTGTCGGCATCTTCGGGCAGGAGCACGAGCACGGCCGTCATGCGCCGCCCGAAAAAGCCGGCATGCCGGGCCAGCTTGAGCAGGAGTGTGGTCTTGCCGGCGCCGGCCGGACCGATGACGACCTGGGGGCCCTGCAGCGGGCGCGGCGTGCTCGGAGCCAGTTGGTGGCGCATTTCGCGGGCCAGGGCCCAGCGCAGCTGCTCGTCGGGCTGTTCGGGATCAAAGCCCTGCGCGACCAGGCGGTCGAACAGTCGGATCACGGTCGAGGGTTGCAATCCCTGTCGCAGCAGCTCGCCGGCCAGCGGATGCCCCAGCCAGCGATGCGAGGCGCCCACCAGGGCGCCGCCCAGTTGCCGCTCGAGCCGTTCCAGCCGCCGGTGCAGGCGTTCGAGCTGATCGGCCAGGTGGGCCGGAACAGGCGATGCCGAGGTGGAAGCGGCGGACGTTTCTGCCGGAAAGAGTTGCCCGCGCCGGTCCAGGTGGGCACGGTTTCCGGACGGACGCGGTGGGCCGCCGTTGCCGCGTTCGACCGTGAGGACGGCCGTGTCGGTCGTGGTCGCCGAGGCGCCCGCCCTGCGGGCCAGCCGACTGGTGCCGGCATAGCCGAAAGGCAGGCGTTCCGCTTCCTGCCGTTCGTCTACCATGATGGTAATGCGGGCCGGCTGGTCGCCCTGCGCCGGCACGGACTCCAGCAGTACCACGTCGTCTCCGAACCGACGCCGCGCCTCCAGCAGCGCAGCCTGAATGCTCGGAGCGGTCAGCGTATGCAGTTTCATGGCTTGCAGGGACTATGGCTCACGGAAGCCGCAGCTGATCGACGACTTCCACGCGGGTGTCCGGTAGCAGGTCGTTGTAGGACAGTACGTTCAGGTCCGGGATCGAGGGTGCCAGGAAGTTGTAGAGCACGGGGCGCAGCACCGGCGAGGTGAGCAGCACCGGCGGCCGTCCTTCGCTCAGCAACCGCCGGGTAATTCGCTCTGCTTCCTTCAGGAAGCGCTCGCTCTGCCGTGGCTCCAGCCCCAGCGTGCCCGGATGCAACTCCCCGGCTTCTGCCTGTTGCAGCAAGTGGCGTTCCAATATGGGATCCAGCACGAAGGCATAGATGGCGCCGTCCGGCGACAGGAACTGCCGGGTGATGGTGGGCGCCAGCGCATGGCGCACGTATTCGGTCAGCACGTCGATGTTTTTCGTGCTGGTGGCGTGATCGGCCAGCGCCTCCAGGATCGAGACCAGATCACGGATTGGAATGCGCTCGCGCAGCAGGCGCTTGAGCACCTTCTGAATGGCGCCGATGCTGAGCAGATTCGGCGTCAGCTCCTCGATCAGCGCCGGGTGGGTTTCTTTGACTTTATCGAGCAGCTTTTTGACTTCCTGGCGATCCAGCAGCAGGTGGGCGTTTTTGCGGAGCACCTCGAGCAGGTGCGTGGTGATGACGGCCGGTGCTTCGACCACGGTCAGCCCCATGCGCTCGGCATCGGGCAGGTTACGCTCGGCCACCCAGAGCGCTGGCAGTCCGAAGGTGGGGTCCGTCGTGCGCAACCCCGGCGGCGTTTCTTCCAGCCCTTCGGGCAGCAGCGCCAGATAGTAACCGGGCAGCACCTCGCCCTCTGCCACCGGGTTGCCCCGGATCTTGATGACGTACCGGTTGGCGCCCAGCGCCATGTTGTCGCGGATGCGCACCGGCGGGATGACGATACCCAGCTCCAGTGCCAGTTGCTGGCGCAGCACCTTGATGCGGTCCAATAGGTCGCCGTGCTGGTTGGGATCGACCAGCGGGATCAGGCCGTAGCCGATTTCCAGCTCCAGCGGATCGACCATGAGAAGTTCGCCCGGGTCTTCGCTGGGCTTTTGTTCGGGCTCCTGTGCTTCGGGCTGGGCAGGCTTTGCTTGTTCGCGGCGCTCGAACTGGCGGCGCTGGTAGCCCAGCAGCAGCGT contains these protein-coding regions:
- the flhA gene encoding flagellar biosynthesis protein FlhA; the encoded protein is MANPVPATLTPNLPGGLARRFNTEALLASSIVLILFVMLVPLPPFLLDVLLATNITISLAILLTAFYAARPLEFAIFPGLLLLTTLFRLSLNVASTRLILSEGKAGALISAFGQFVVAGNYVVGAIIFIVLVVINFVVITKGSGRIAEVAARFTLDALPGKQMAIDADLNAGLIDEDEARKRREEIAREADFYGAMDGASKFVRGDAIAGLVITAVNIIGGFLIGVFQHGMSAAEAAQNFVLLSIGDGLVSQIPALLISTAAGIIVSRASGEANLAEEFKGQLFGRSYPLLITGSFLALLGLVPGLPLVPFWLLAGTTLLLGYQRRQFERREQAKPAQPEAQEPEQKPSEDPGELLMVDPLELEIGYGLIPLVDPNQHGDLLDRIKVLRQQLALELGIVIPPVRIRDNMALGANRYVIKIRGNPVAEGEVLPGYYLALLPEGLEETPPGLRTTDPTFGLPALWVAERNLPDAERMGLTVVEAPAVITTHLLEVLRKNAHLLLDRQEVKKLLDKVKETHPALIEELTPNLLSIGAIQKVLKRLLRERIPIRDLVSILEALADHATSTKNIDVLTEYVRHALAPTITRQFLSPDGAIYAFVLDPILERHLLQQAEAGELHPGTLGLEPRQSERFLKEAERITRRLLSEGRPPVLLTSPVLRPVLYNFLAPSIPDLNVLSYNDLLPDTRVEVVDQLRLP
- a CDS encoding flagellar biosynthesis protein FlhF, with the translated sequence MKLHTLTAPSIQAALLEARRRFGDDVVLLESVPAQGDQPARITIMVDERQEAERLPFGYAGTSRLARRAGASATTTDTAVLTVERGNGGPPRPSGNRAHLDRRGQLFPAETSAASTSASPVPAHLADQLERLHRRLERLERQLGGALVGASHRWLGHPLAGELLRQGLQPSTVIRLFDRLVAQGFDPEQPDEQLRWALAREMRHQLAPSTPRPLQGPQVVIGPAGAGKTTLLLKLARHAGFFGRRMTAVLVLLPEDADSQPYLSPVELYRRFGLPVQTVATPQEMTAALRRVQGFDQILIDTPSLPLQEAPARRLLLHLRQLLTPVLPLQVLFCLNATCNLEDIPPDWIRRLPLAPDALVLTHLDEVRRVGRLYDWLVALACPVVCVSRGARVPDSLEAFSPVAFIEHLLRL